One Methanococcus aeolicus Nankai-3 DNA segment encodes these proteins:
- the glmM gene encoding phosphoglucosamine mutase, whose product MKLFGTSGIRMKNLTPEIAYKVGFAVSQIAKNVVVGRDTRTTGDLIRNSLFAGLLNGGAEIVDIGIVPTPTLGYSARNYDMGIMITASHNPSEYNGIKLFNKDGTSFRPEQEQNIEDIIYNKKNQKRVSWNSIKKVWTDESALKKYSDFILDSVEINKNFSVVVDCANSAGCVASPYLFTDVGAHVISVNGHIDGRFIGRSPEPNEKNLQDTMHMIKGLNENNKGNKYIGIAHDGDADRMIAIDEKGRLTDFDKLLAVFSRYMAEKTGTKTIITTVDASMAIEEYLKDLNVNVIRTKVGDVAVSDELNKHDDAIFGGEPSGTWIHKDIHLTPDGILSGLRLLEMMEFYDKKLYELIDDVPCYSNLREKLPCPDDKKIIVMDFVIKNGENIFDAEVETIDGARFSLDDGWVLIRPSGTEPFVRVRVEAKNDIIAKELLEKGIKLVKDGLNEKK is encoded by the coding sequence ATGAAATTATTTGGAACATCGGGCATAAGAATGAAAAATCTAACCCCTGAAATCGCATATAAGGTGGGATTTGCAGTATCTCAAATAGCAAAAAATGTTGTAGTTGGGAGAGATACACGAACCACAGGAGATTTAATTAGAAATTCATTATTTGCGGGATTGTTGAATGGAGGGGCCGAAATAGTTGATATAGGTATTGTCCCAACACCTACACTTGGATATAGTGCAAGAAATTACGATATGGGGATTATGATTACGGCATCACATAATCCCTCGGAATACAATGGCATAAAATTATTTAATAAAGATGGGACTTCATTTAGGCCAGAACAAGAGCAGAATATTGAAGATATTATATATAATAAAAAAAACCAAAAGCGAGTTAGTTGGAATTCTATTAAAAAAGTTTGGACTGATGAAAGTGCTTTAAAAAAATATTCAGATTTTATATTGGATAGCGTAGAAATTAATAAAAATTTTTCCGTTGTTGTGGATTGTGCAAATTCAGCTGGTTGTGTAGCTTCACCATATTTATTTACTGATGTGGGAGCTCATGTAATATCTGTAAATGGGCATATCGATGGAAGATTTATTGGAAGAAGTCCCGAACCAAATGAAAAAAATCTTCAAGATACTATGCATATGATTAAAGGATTAAATGAAAATAACAAAGGCAACAAATATATTGGAATTGCCCATGACGGTGATGCCGATAGAATGATAGCAATTGATGAAAAGGGAAGATTAACCGATTTTGATAAATTGTTGGCAGTGTTTTCAAGATACATGGCTGAAAAAACAGGAACAAAAACAATAATTACCACAGTTGATGCCTCAATGGCTATTGAAGAATATCTAAAAGATTTAAATGTAAATGTAATAAGAACTAAGGTTGGAGATGTTGCAGTTTCTGACGAATTGAATAAGCATGATGATGCTATTTTTGGAGGGGAGCCTTCTGGAACTTGGATTCATAAAGATATTCACCTAACTCCCGATGGAATTTTATCTGGTTTAAGATTGTTAGAAATGATGGAATTTTATGATAAAAAATTATATGAATTAATCGATGATGTTCCTTGCTATTCAAATTTAAGAGAAAAACTACCTTGTCCAGATGATAAAAAAATAATCGTTATGGATTTTGTTATTAAAAATGGTGAAAATATATTTGATGCAGAAGTGGAAACAATTGATGGGGCTCGGTTTAGTTTAGATGATGGCTGGGTGCTTATACGACCATCTGGAACAGAACCATTTGTTAGAGTGAGGGTTGAAGCTAAAAATGATATCATTGCAAAAGAACTTTTAGAAAAAGGTATTAAATTAGTTAAAGATGGATTAAATGAAAAAAAATAA
- a CDS encoding mechanosensitive ion channel family protein: MDNKLKLKFLMKIFALIIIAYFLGTYLNIYSYLLNLEKYYSNILVLIILFIGTMIFLDISLELLRRFFEKKGELRDYPVVGSVFKYITWFTTILVAVSILYQGLGSLIMSLGLIGAGITFALQRPIMNFAGWVNIVVTRPFKINDRINIKGVGMGDVYKIDTMHIYLSEVDMEPSGRNLVIPNAFVLTNAIINYTKGSHYIWDSVEIAITYESNWKKAEKLVFEAADGIVGEDMRRLAKIWESRPRQFAKNKTNPKPMIRISLFENGIKIKVRYLVNSLEWALIKTQITQRILEKIGPEPDVNIAYPHMEIIYDEKNNLYKKLENISKKNNNI, translated from the coding sequence ATGGACAACAAATTAAAATTAAAATTTTTAATGAAAATATTTGCATTAATTATTATAGCATATTTTTTGGGAACCTATCTAAATATATATTCTTATCTGTTAAATTTAGAAAAATATTATAGTAATATATTGGTATTAATAATATTATTTATTGGAACGATGATATTTCTTGATATATCCTTGGAGCTCCTGCGAAGATTTTTTGAAAAAAAAGGGGAACTAAGAGATTATCCTGTTGTGGGGTCGGTATTCAAGTATATTACATGGTTTACCACAATATTGGTTGCCGTATCTATTTTATATCAAGGATTGGGTTCATTAATAATGTCTCTTGGGCTTATTGGGGCAGGGATTACTTTTGCACTACAAAGACCAATTATGAATTTTGCAGGTTGGGTCAATATTGTCGTAACTCGACCATTTAAAATAAATGATAGAATAAATATTAAAGGCGTTGGTATGGGTGATGTTTATAAAATAGACACCATGCATATTTATTTAAGTGAAGTGGATATGGAGCCATCAGGACGAAATTTAGTTATTCCAAATGCATTTGTATTAACAAATGCCATAATAAATTATACAAAAGGTTCCCACTACATTTGGGACAGTGTAGAAATAGCCATTACTTACGAAAGTAATTGGAAAAAGGCCGAGAAGTTAGTTTTTGAGGCCGCAGATGGGATTGTAGGGGAGGATATGCGAAGATTGGCAAAAATTTGGGAATCGCGACCCCGACAATTTGCGAAAAATAAGACAAATCCAAAACCCATGATTCGTATAAGTTTATTTGAGAATGGAATAAAAATAAAAGTTAGATATCTAGTAAATTCGTTGGAATGGGCACTAATAAAAACCCAAATTACGCAGAGAATTCTTGAAAAAATAGGGCCCGAACCAGATGTCAATATAGCTTATCCACATATGGAGATTATATATGACGAAAAAAATAATTTGTACAAGAAGTTAGAAAATATTTCTAAAAAAAATAATAATATTTAG
- the dph5 gene encoding diphthine synthase, whose amino-acid sequence MIILAGLGLYDEKDTTLKTVEFAKKADKIYAEFYTAILTGTTIEKIEETLGKEITILDREKVELETEKLINESKDKDIMFLTAGDPMVATTHIDIAIEAKKKGIEVIILNAPSIYSAIGITGLQLYKFGKTTSIVFPEPNYFPETPYDVIKENSKMGYHTLCLLDIQAHNTRFMTANEGLEVLLKIEEKRNENILNKDTKVVVVARAGSLKPKMVYGKIGDLLEYDFGAPLHCIIFTGNLHFMEEDALKYLCENISE is encoded by the coding sequence ATGATTATATTGGCAGGATTAGGATTATATGATGAAAAAGACACAACACTAAAAACAGTTGAATTTGCTAAAAAGGCAGATAAAATATATGCAGAATTTTATACTGCTATTTTAACGGGCACCACGATAGAAAAAATAGAGGAAACACTTGGAAAAGAAATAACAATATTGGATAGGGAAAAAGTTGAGTTAGAAACAGAAAAGTTAATTAATGAAAGTAAAGATAAAGATATAATGTTTCTTACAGCAGGAGACCCAATGGTGGCAACAACTCATATTGATATTGCAATTGAAGCTAAAAAGAAAGGAATTGAAGTAATTATATTAAATGCACCATCTATATATTCGGCAATTGGTATAACCGGATTACAATTATATAAATTTGGAAAAACCACTTCCATAGTATTTCCAGAGCCAAATTATTTCCCTGAAACCCCCTACGATGTTATAAAAGAAAACTCAAAAATGGGATATCATACGCTATGTCTTTTGGATATTCAGGCACATAACACACGATTTATGACTGCAAACGAAGGACTTGAAGTATTATTGAAAATTGAAGAAAAAAGAAATGAAAATATATTAAATAAAGATACAAAGGTTGTAGTTGTTGCAAGAGCGGGAAGTTTAAAACCTAAAATGGTATATGGAAAAATAGGGGATTTATTGGAATATGATTTCGGAGCTCCATTACATTGCATAATATTCACTGGAAATTTGCACTTTATGGAGGAGGATGCTTTAAAATATTTATGCGAAAATATATCTGAATAG
- a CDS encoding DUF4870 domain-containing protein, with protein MAKATFGINENIVSLLCYLIWPISGLVIFLVEKENKFVRFHAVQSIIVWIAGAIITTIISGVGDILMLILWIFLMYKSYKGEYYKLPYIGDLSEKLIKKLIYKNII; from the coding sequence ATGGCAAAAGCTACATTTGGCATAAATGAAAATATTGTTAGTTTATTATGTTATTTAATTTGGCCAATTTCTGGGTTAGTTATATTTTTAGTTGAAAAAGAAAATAAATTTGTTAGATTCCATGCCGTGCAGTCTATTATAGTTTGGATAGCAGGTGCAATAATTACTACAATAATATCTGGAGTTGGTGATATATTGATGTTAATTTTGTGGATATTCTTGATGTATAAATCTTACAAAGGCGAATATTATAAATTACCCTACATTGGGGATTTATCTGAAAAACTGATAAAAAAATTAATTTATAAAAATATTATTTAA
- the prf1 gene encoding peptide chain release factor aRF-1, whose amino-acid sequence MSNSSTETYLFKKALKELKDKKGKGTELISLYIPKGKRISDVSQHLREEISQSANIKSKTTKKNVQSAIEVILQRLKLLKEPLEKGVIIFAGMIPRGGPGTEKMETYVLEPPEPVKTYIYRCDSQFYTEPLEDFMADKDIYGVILVDRNEATIGIVKGNSISIVKRLTSGVPGKFKAGGQSARRLERLIDDAAHHFMVRIGEYSNEIFLPLLEEKKLSGLLLGGPGNTKNEFAEKGYLHHQLKQKIIETFDLCYTEESGVRELLDKASTLLRDLDLMKEKEVVQRFFKELVKEDGGLAVYGEKEVMKYLEMGAVDTLIITEGINTSRITIKCNNCEYVEEKTVKNEDILKLEEILKTKTCPRCEGALYIDSEEDIIEFYARLCDESNSTLKIISTDTEEGHQILKAFKGVCAIVRYRVD is encoded by the coding sequence ATGAGTAATTCCTCAACAGAGACATATTTATTCAAAAAAGCTCTAAAAGAATTAAAAGATAAAAAAGGAAAAGGGACAGAATTAATTAGTTTGTATATTCCGAAAGGAAAGAGAATTTCAGATGTAAGTCAGCATTTAAGGGAAGAAATATCCCAATCAGCTAACATCAAAAGTAAAACCACTAAAAAAAATGTCCAGTCGGCAATTGAAGTAATATTGCAAAGATTAAAATTATTAAAAGAACCACTTGAAAAAGGAGTAATTATATTTGCAGGAATGATTCCAAGAGGTGGTCCAGGAACAGAAAAAATGGAGACCTATGTTTTAGAACCGCCTGAACCTGTGAAAACATATATTTATAGATGCGATTCTCAATTTTATACCGAACCATTGGAAGACTTTATGGCAGATAAAGATATTTATGGAGTAATTCTTGTAGATAGAAATGAAGCCACAATCGGAATAGTAAAAGGAAACAGCATATCCATTGTTAAAAGATTAACAAGTGGAGTTCCAGGTAAGTTTAAAGCAGGAGGGCAGTCAGCTCGAAGGTTGGAGCGATTAATTGATGATGCTGCACACCATTTTATGGTTAGAATTGGAGAATATTCCAATGAGATATTCCTTCCATTATTGGAGGAGAAAAAATTAAGCGGATTATTGTTGGGCGGTCCTGGAAATACAAAAAATGAATTTGCAGAAAAAGGATATTTACACCACCAGTTAAAGCAAAAAATAATTGAAACTTTTGATTTATGTTATACGGAAGAAAGTGGTGTCAGGGAGCTCCTTGATAAAGCTTCAACTTTATTGAGGGATTTAGATTTAATGAAGGAAAAAGAGGTAGTTCAGAGGTTCTTTAAGGAGCTTGTAAAAGAGGACGGAGGACTTGCCGTATATGGTGAAAAAGAGGTAATGAAATATCTTGAAATGGGGGCAGTTGATACTCTTATTATCACAGAAGGCATCAATACTTCGCGAATTACTATAAAATGTAATAATTGTGAATATGTTGAAGAAAAAACCGTAAAAAATGAGGACATATTGAAATTAGAAGAAATATTAAAAACAAAAACCTGTCCCCGCTGTGAGGGGGCACTATATATTGACAGCGAAGAAGATATCATTGAATTCTATGCTAGATTATGTGATGAATCAAATTCAACCTTAAAAATAATATCTACTGATACAGAGGAAGGACATCAAATTTTAAAGGCTTTTAAGGGCGTTTGTGCCATTGTAAGATATAGGGTAGATTAA